A genomic window from Triticum urartu cultivar G1812 chromosome 7, Tu2.1, whole genome shotgun sequence includes:
- the LOC125522888 gene encoding protein MODIFYING WALL LIGNIN-1, giving the protein MERKAVVVCALVGFLGVLSAALGFAAEGTRVKVSDVQTDSSPGECIYPRSPALGLGLMSAVALMVAQAIINTVAGCICCKRHPVPSDTNWSVALISFIVSWVTFIIAFLLLLTGAALNDQRGQENMYFGSFCYVVKPGVFSGGAVLSLASVALAIVYYVALTSSKGPPSWGPQQNQGISMGQPVIPQQSSEPVFVHEDTYNRQQFP; this is encoded by the exons ATGGAGCGGAAGGCGGTGGTGGTGTGCGCGCTCGTCGGCTTCCTCGGCGTCCTCTCCGCCGCGCTCGGATTCGCCGCCGAGGGCACCCGCGTCAAG GTTTCGGATGTGCAAACCGATTCTTCTCCAGGTGAATGCATATACCCGAGGAGCCCGGCGTTAGGCCTTGGGTTGATGTCTGCCGTTGCCCTTATGGTCGCACAGGCTATTATCAATACAGTTGCTGGTTGCATCTGTTGTAAGAGGCATCCGGTTCCCTCGGACACTAACTGGAGTGTGGCTCTGATCTCATTCATCGTATCTTG GGTGACCTTCATAATCGCGTTCCTTCTCCTGCTGACTGGAGCCGCACTGAACGACCAGAGGGGCCAGGAGAACATGTACTTCGGCAGCTTCTGCTACGTGGTCAAGCCGGGGGTCTTCTCCGGAGGGGCGGTGCTCTCCCTCGCGAGCGTGGCCCTGGCCATAGTCTACTACGTCGCCCTGACATCGTCGAAAGGCCCGCCGAGCTGGGGGCCGCAGCAGAACCAGGGCATCTCCATGGGCCAGCCCGTGATCCCGCAGCAGAGCAGCGAGCCGGTGTTCGTCCATGAGGACACCTACAACCGGCAGCAGTTCCCATGA
- the LOC125518177 gene encoding uncharacterized protein LOC125518177, whose translation MDGSFAASDGSEGLNSSRTTRKLATQVLLIALIKNSGQAMCLLALVVMTTTSLPSIVEGRIMDTKGTMVGKPPCFVMKRCTLDLCEKQCLAHGYHKGQSDCISFTKNQCCCNRI comes from the exons ATGGATGGATCGTTCGCTGCTTCAGACGGCAGTGAGGGTCTG AACAGTAGCAGAACAACAAGAAAGCTAGCTACTCAAGTACTCCTAATTGCGCTTATCAAGAATAGCGGGCAGGCTATGTGCCTGCTGGCTCTTGTTGTCATGACTACCACTTCACTGCCCTCTATTGTAGAAGGAAGGATCATGG ATACAAAGGGCACGATGGTCGGCAAGCCGCCGTGTTTTGTTATGAAACGTTGCACACTCGATCTATGCGAGAAACAATGTTTAGCACATGGATATCATAAGGGTCAAAGCGACTGCATATCTTTCACAAAAAACCAATGTTGCTGCAACCGGATATGA